From the genome of Excalfactoria chinensis isolate bCotChi1 chromosome 12, bCotChi1.hap2, whole genome shotgun sequence, one region includes:
- the SLC6A8 gene encoding sodium- and chloride-dependent creatine transporter 1 — MPPVPADTAAPQPPAAPSRDAAAPTGSEGTEPPAAGEERTVTAPLVGAPGPPKTAAPERETWTRQMDFIMSCVGFAVGLGNVWRFPYLCYKNGGGVFLIPYLLIVFVGGIPVFFLEVALGQFMKQGGIAAWNIAPLFKGLGLASMVIVFFCNSYYIMILVWGLFYLVHSLTDTLPWATCGHAWNTERCAEFFHLELCRNASANASAAVTALNVSCVDMADKRSPVIEFWENKVLRLSGDLSEPGEMNWQMILCLVTTWIIVYFCIWKGVKSTGKIVYFTALFPYVVLILLLVHGVTLPGALGGIVYYLKPDWSKLAEAQVWIDAGTQIFFSYAIGLGALTALGSYNRFHNNCYRDAYILAVINSSTSFFAGFVVFSVLGFMASEQGVDISKVAESGPGLAFIAYPKAVTLMPLSPLWATLFFFMLLVLGLDSQFVGVEGFITGILDLFPQPGAGSLRREVTAALCCLVCCLIDLSMVTQGGMYVFQLFDNYSASGITLLWQAFWECVVIAWVYGADRFMDDVARMIGYRPLPLMKWCWAVVTPLVCVGIFLFHVVNYKPLTYNKTYVYPWWGDAIGWVLALSSMLCIPCTVIYKLLRCKGTLRERWQLLTTPIWGHHHLEYLTPEAEAKLLAPEPPKEKTTLFETVI; from the exons ATGCCCCCCGTCCCCGCCGACACGGCCGCCCCGCAGCCTCCCGCCGCCCCGAGCCGCGACGCCGCCGCCCCGACGGGCTCCG AGGGCACCGAGCCCCCCGCGGCGGGAGAGGAGCGGACGGTGACGGCGCCGCTGGTGGGGGCCCCCGGCCCCCCCAAAACGGCCGCCCCGGAGCGGGAGACGTGGACCCGGCAGATGGACTTCATCATGTCCTGCGTGGGCTTCGCCGTGGGGCTGGGCAACGTGTGGCGCTTCCCCTACCTGTGCTACAAGAACGGCGGAG GCGTCTTCCTCATCCCCTATCTGCTCATCGTCTTCGTGGGCGGCATCCCCGTCTTCTTCCTGGAGGTGGCCCTGGGGCAGTTCATGAAGCAGGGGGGCATCGCGGCATGGAATATCGCTCCGCTCTTCAAAG GTCTGGGCTTGGCCTCCATGGTGATCGTCTTCTTCTGTAACTCCTACTACATCATGATCCTGGTGTGGGGGCTCTTCTACCTGGTGCACTCGCTGACCGACACGCTGCCCTGGGCCACCTGCGGCCACGCGTGGAACACAGAGCGGTGCGCGGAGTTTTTCCACCTGGAGCTGTGCCGCAACGCCAGTGCCAACGCCAGCGCCGCCGTCACCGCCCTCAACGTCAGCTGCGTCGACATGGCCGACAAGCGCTCGCCTGTCATCGAGTTCTGGGA GAACAAAGTGCTGCGGCTGTCGGGGGACCTGAGCGAGCCGGGGGAGATGAACTGGCAGATGATCCTGTGCCTGGTCACCACCTGGATCATCGTCTACTTCTGCATCTGGAAGGGCGTCAAGTCAACCGGGAAG ATCGTCTACTTCACAGCACTGTTCCCCTACGTGGtcctcatcctgctgctggtgCACGGTGTGACGCTGCCCGGTGCGCTGGGCGGCATCGTTTACTACCTGAAACCTGACTGGTCCAAGCTGGCTGAGGCGCAG GTCTGGATCGACGCCGGCACTCAGATCTTCTTCTCTTACGCCATCGGGTTGGGCGCGCTGACGGCGCTGGGCAGCTACAACCGCTTCCACAACAACTGCTACAG GGACGCCTACATCCTGGCCGTCATCAACAGCTCCACCAGCTTCTTCGCCGGCTTCGTCGTGTTCTCCGTGCTGGGCTTCATGGCCTCAGAGCAGGGTGTGGATATCTCCAAAGTGGCCGAATCGG GCCCCGGGTTGGCCTTCATCGCCTACCCCAAAGCCGTGACACTGATGCCCCTGTCCCCGCTGTGGGCCACGCTCTTCTTCTTCATGCTcctggtgctggggctggaCAGCCAG tttgTCGGCGTGGAGGGTTTCATCACTGGCATCCTGGACCTGTTCCCCCAGCCGGGGGCTGGATCACTGCGCCGTGAGGTCACCGCCGCGCTCTGCTGCCTCGTCTGCTGCCTCATCGACCTCTCCATGGTGACACAG GGCGGCATGTACGTGTTCCAGCTGTTCGACAACTACTCGGCCAGCGGGATCACGCTGCTGTGGCAGGCCTTCTGGGAGTGTGTGGTCATCGCCTGGGTGTACG GCGCTGACCGCTTCATGGACGACGTGGCCCGCATGATCGGCTACCGGCCGCTGCCCCTCATGAAGTGGTGCTGGGCCGTGGTGACGCCGCTGGTCTGCGTG GGCATCTTCTTGTTCCACGTGGTGAACTACAAACCGCTGACGTACAACAAGACCTACGTGTACCCGTGGTGGGGCGATGCCATCGGCTGGGTCCTGGCTCTCTCCTCCATGCTCTGCATCCCCTGCACTGTCATCTACAAGCTCCTGCGCTGCAAAGGCACCTTGCGCGAG cgctggcagctgctgacCACGCCAATCTGGGGCCACCACCACCTGGAGTACCTGACACCCGAGGCCGAAGCCAAGCTGCTGGCCCCAGAGCCCCCCAAGGAGAAGACAACGCTCTTCGAGACTGTGATCTGA
- the LOC140257894 gene encoding epidermal differentiation-specific protein-like — MNKITVYERADFEGLSREFTCDVPDLHELDFGDCIASLKVVGQPWIAYTQPKYEGEPHVFEEGEYEAVERPNSFSALRLVHHDLLDPQITLYERPHLQGACKVVSEETNLAYGYFNDRVASHVVQRGVWLLYQHPNRGGWHCLAWPGERVDDYGAQLRFQSRLSHLRPLQPGRPTVTAQLLWDQKRVEEEREVLVDEIVGVNETESEQALAAGSTREYSTTLWQSFRFSNATSLRAGLSFTLAVEASNVFTVQKGRSESSTRRERSEVALPAKVPPRTQLTVHVLRKEVTLSVPVLLTITQNEAVRTEMGEYRSVSGTNVCARFSMKPLPAAGTGTEQQTETAAGARQECGVQMGQGAAIGTEPGDNLCAPGAESGSPCQ; from the coding sequence ATGAACAAGATCACGGTGTACGAGCGTGCCGACTTCGAGGGGCTGAGCCGCGAGTTCACCTGCGACGTGCCCGACCTGCACGAGCTGGATTTTGGCGACTGCATCGCCTCGCTGAAGGTGGTGGGGCAGCCCTGGATCGCCTACACCCAGCCCAAGTACGAGGGCGAGCCGCACGTCTTCGAGGAGGGTGAGTACGAGGCCGTGGAGCGGCCCAACAGCTTCTCTGCGCTGCGCCTGGTGCACCACGACCTGCTGGACCCGCAGATCACCCTCTACGAGCGGCCCCACCTGCAGGGCGCCTGTAAGGTGGTCAGCGAGGAGACCAACTTGGCGTACGGGTACTTCAACGACCGCGTGGCCTCGCACGTGGTGCAGCGCGGGGTCTGGCTGCTCTACCAGCACCCCAACCGCGGCGGCTGGCACTGCTTGGCCTGGCCCGGGGAGCGCGTGGACGACTACGGGGCGCAGCTGCGCTTCCAGTCCCGGCTGTCCCACCTGCGTCCGCTGCAGCCCGGCCGCCCCACGGTCACCGCGCAGCTCCTGTGGGACCAGAAGCGCGTCGAGGAGGAGCGGGAGGTGCTGGTGGACGAGATCGTGGGGGTGAACGAGACCGAATCGGAGCAGGCGCTGGCGGCCGGCAGCACCCGGGAGTACAGCACCACGCTGTGGCAGAGCTTCCGCTTCAGCAACGCCACCAGCCTGCGGGCCGGGCTCTCCTTCACGCTGGCCGTGGAGGCCAGCAACGTCTTCACGGTGCAGAAGGGCCGCAGCGAGTCGAGCACGAGGCGGGAGCGCAGCGAGGTGGCTCTGCCCGCCAAGGTCCCGCCGCGCACGCAGCTCACCGTCCACGTGCTGCGCAAGGAGGTGACGCTGTCGGTGCCCGTCCTGCTCACCATCACGCAGAACGAGGCGGTGCGCACCGAGATGGGGGAGTACCGCAGCGTGTCGGGCACCAACGTCTGCGCCAGGTTCAGCATGAAGCCGCTGCCTGCGGCGGGCACCGGGACGGAGCAGCAGACGGAGACTGCGGCGGGTGCACGGCAGGAATGCGGCGTGCAGATGGGACAGGGGGCGGCCATCGGGACGGAGCCGGGGGACAACTTGTGTGCACCGGGTGCTGAGAGCGGGTCGCCGTGCCAATAA